The DNA segment CAAAAAAGGCACATATGACTTCTTCTGCAATGTGTTTTGCGGCGACGGGCATCGTGAGATGAAAGGCAGGCTTGTTGTAAACTAGGGGTATATCAAATACTACATGAAAGCCTTCAATCTTTTTTCCTTTCCCTATCTTTTTTTCAGATTTTTTTCAAGCTGAACCTGTCCAAGCCTTTCAATGATAACTCTGCTAATTCTATCTGTTATTTTTCCTAAATCAGCCATGTCCTTTATTTGGAAATTGATTGAACCTTCATACCAGCCAGGCGCCTTCACCTTTGTCACTCCTGCCTCCAAGCCATTAACGCTTTCAATCAACTCCAAGTCTGCCTTCGAAAGACGCCTTTTAATAAACTCCAGCAAGTCAGCAGGCCCAACTCCAATTGGTGCCTCAAAAGCTATGGATGCCTTTGCAATGGTTTTTGTTGCCCCAACCCGAGTCACCCTCATCTTTGCAAATTCAGAGTTTGATATTATTATCGCATTTCCAGCCAGGTCAAGAAGCCTGCTTGAGCGCATGCCAATCTTTCTCAAGCGGGCGATTTCACCGGAAGGCAACCTCAAGTAATCCCCATAATGGTACTGCCTGTCTAGCTGGAGTGCTAACCCGGCAAAAATGTTTGCAAGGCTTTCCTGGGATGCAAGCCCAATGACAATGCCAATGACGCTTGTGAATGTGAGAATCCCGGTTATGTCAAATCCAATTTCACCCAATCCAATTATTCCGCCTGCAAGAATAACCACAAGCTGCGTTGTCTTTTGCAGCAATGGCAGCAATGACAAGTCAATTTTCACACTTGAAATCGAGTGCCCTTCTTCATAATACCAGTTGAAAAATGCCTTGGCAGTCCTAAAGCCAAGAAATGTCGCAAGAATTGTGATCGCAAAAGTCGTGTACCTTTCCACAAGCGCTATTGAGG comes from the Candidatus Parvarchaeota archaeon genome and includes:
- a CDS encoding mechanosensitive ion channel family protein — its product is MQELVYYGYLVALIGVSVVAGKALSPLFLWAVSRLVSKTKTTLDDRLLEAVREPVESFFFLFIFYLAIHAIPFFESSIALVERYTTFAITILATFLGFRTAKAFFNWYYEEGHSISSVKIDLSLLPLLQKTTQLVVILAGGIIGLGEIGFDITGILTFTSVIGIVIGLASQESLANIFAGLALQLDRQYHYGDYLRLPSGEIARLRKIGMRSSRLLDLAGNAIIISNSEFAKMRVTRVGATKTIAKASIAFEAPIGVGPADLLEFIKRRLSKADLELIESVNGLEAGVTKVKAPGWYEGSINFQIKDMADLGKITDRISRVIIERLGQVQLEKNLKKR